From Thermogemmata fonticola, one genomic window encodes:
- a CDS encoding aromatic ring-hydroxylating oxygenase subunit alpha, whose protein sequence is MVSPESNRVRSSGSWHLCCSHLHYPWQDKNTDERNRRRHHLREYIEMGMLEHWHPVARSADLRGQPLEVQLAGIPIVLFRTRSGQVGALSNICPHRRFKLSAGEVVGERLRCRYHGWTFSPDGQGESPATPKLHACISSYETREIHGLVWIKPRDSQAAFPAIEAEGFYYIGTFVHDAPAPLELTVDNFNEIEHSGTVHRTFGYDLERLHEVVVEYQANDDTVWVRNRGPSKRIFWLYALWLGLRRGDLFHDHWTTRFSPVHSVFDHWWTDATGRCERMVRWRVYVFYVPWDQQRTRVFSIGFARSRYPGPTGGLRLIRWLFRRELDREIRNDVAILHNLASYETGIAGLKLGRFDKVLGLTRERIERIYRRNGKPLSGSWQGDDMSEGGHPPAVSTLPARNGSHLPPETTG, encoded by the coding sequence ATGGTTTCTCCTGAATCCAATCGTGTCCGTTCCTCTGGCTCCTGGCATCTTTGTTGCTCCCATTTACATTATCCCTGGCAAGACAAAAACACCGATGAAAGAAATCGCCGCCGCCATCACCTGCGGGAGTACATCGAAATGGGCATGCTGGAGCATTGGCATCCTGTGGCTCGCAGTGCCGACTTGAGGGGGCAACCGCTTGAGGTGCAATTGGCGGGTATTCCGATTGTCCTATTCCGCACTCGAAGCGGGCAGGTGGGCGCCCTGTCCAACATCTGCCCCCACCGGCGTTTCAAGCTCAGTGCTGGGGAAGTCGTCGGCGAGCGCTTGCGCTGCCGCTATCACGGCTGGACGTTTTCTCCCGACGGTCAAGGCGAAAGTCCTGCGACGCCCAAACTCCACGCTTGCATTTCTAGCTATGAGACCCGCGAAATCCACGGCCTCGTCTGGATCAAACCGCGGGACAGCCAGGCGGCCTTCCCCGCCATCGAAGCCGAGGGATTTTACTACATCGGCACGTTCGTGCATGACGCCCCGGCTCCGCTAGAGCTGACCGTGGACAACTTCAATGAAATCGAACACAGCGGCACCGTCCACCGCACTTTCGGCTACGATTTGGAGCGGCTGCACGAAGTCGTGGTGGAGTACCAGGCGAATGACGACACCGTTTGGGTGCGCAATCGCGGGCCGAGCAAGCGGATTTTCTGGCTCTATGCCCTTTGGCTGGGCTTGCGCCGCGGCGATCTGTTCCACGATCACTGGACCACCCGCTTCTCCCCTGTCCACTCCGTCTTCGACCATTGGTGGACCGATGCCACAGGCCGCTGCGAACGGATGGTCCGCTGGCGTGTCTATGTCTTCTATGTTCCGTGGGACCAGCAGCGCACACGCGTCTTCTCCATCGGCTTTGCCCGGTCCCGCTATCCTGGTCCCACTGGAGGATTGCGCCTGATCCGCTGGCTCTTCCGCCGGGAACTGGATCGGGAAATCCGCAACGATGTCGCCATCCTCCACAATCTGGCCAGCTATGAGACCGGGATCGCCGGCCTCAAACTCGGACGTTTCGACAAGGTCCTCGGCCTGACCCGCGAGCGGATCGAACGCATCTACCGCCGAAACGGAAAGCCGCTGAGTGGTTCCTGGCAAGGCGATGACATGTCGGAGGGAGGCCACCCTCCCGCCGTTTCGACTCTCCCCGCGAGGAACGGTTCGCATCTACCACCGGAAACAACGGGGTGA
- a CDS encoding riboflavin synthase, which produces MFTGLVQAMGMVRWQTGDQSGRRMLIGGTPLVERLSVGDSVAVDGVCLTVAAKEGDGFAAQVGPETLARTTLGQLRPGDMVNLEPALRAGDPLGGHLVTGHVDTVGTIVAEAHEGEWRYVDIRYPSSFADYLAPQGSIAVDGVSLTIVSCTEDHFRIMLIPHTLAVTTLGRKSVGAAVNLEFDLIAKYICRLVRRYVGSANAH; this is translated from the coding sequence ATGTTTACAGGATTGGTCCAGGCGATGGGAATGGTCCGCTGGCAGACGGGCGACCAGAGTGGCCGGCGAATGCTCATTGGTGGTACGCCGCTTGTGGAACGACTTTCAGTGGGAGATAGCGTCGCTGTCGATGGCGTCTGCCTGACGGTCGCCGCCAAAGAGGGGGATGGCTTCGCCGCCCAGGTCGGGCCGGAGACGCTGGCACGCACCACCTTGGGCCAACTGCGGCCAGGAGATATGGTGAACCTGGAACCCGCCCTGCGTGCCGGAGACCCCTTGGGCGGCCATCTGGTCACTGGACATGTCGATACCGTGGGAACCATCGTCGCGGAAGCTCACGAGGGAGAATGGCGCTATGTGGACATCCGTTACCCCTCCTCATTTGCCGATTACCTGGCGCCGCAAGGGTCGATCGCCGTCGATGGTGTTAGCCTGACCATTGTCTCCTGTACCGAGGATCACTTCCGTATCATGTTGATTCCCCACACTCTGGCTGTGACCACACTGGGGCGCAAGAGTGTAGGGGCCGCAGTCAATCTCGAATTTGACCTCATTGCCAAGTATATTTGTCGTTTGGTGCGCCGTTATGTCGGATCAGCGAATGCCCATTGA
- the rsmA gene encoding 16S rRNA (adenine(1518)-N(6)/adenine(1519)-N(6))-dimethyltransferase RsmA — protein MTSQSDHSGTVSQPEGQEATPPAQVNRAAEIPPPSEEMGAEPDSAAGEAKAASPRQTLRYLRDLLAAHGIQAKNKLGQSFLIDLNLLDLLVRSAELDRRDAVLEVGTGTGSLTAQLADQAGAVVTIEIDPALAAIAQQVVGPRPHVRFLQGDALANKNQMNPQLLASWDEMAQAFSCSRRKVVANLPYVIAAPVISNLLIAREDIERFVVMVQWEIAERLRAEVGSKDYNALSILVQSLAEVEVIRKVAPSNFFPRPQVDSAIVRIRPDPARRARVGDVPRFRAYLRDLFVHRRKNLRQALTGWPRGRQDKATVDARLRALGIDGQARAEDLTIEQHLRLCEVFG, from the coding sequence ATGACTAGCCAGTCGGATCATTCGGGAACGGTGAGCCAGCCAGAGGGGCAGGAGGCTACACCACCGGCTCAGGTCAATCGTGCTGCGGAGATTCCTCCACCCTCTGAGGAGATGGGAGCAGAGCCGGACTCAGCGGCAGGGGAGGCGAAGGCAGCATCGCCCCGCCAGACGCTGCGGTATCTGCGGGACTTGCTCGCCGCCCATGGGATTCAAGCCAAGAACAAGCTGGGGCAGAGCTTCCTGATCGATCTGAATCTGTTGGACCTGCTGGTACGCAGTGCGGAGCTGGATCGGCGCGACGCCGTACTGGAAGTCGGCACGGGAACCGGATCACTCACCGCGCAGCTCGCTGATCAGGCCGGAGCCGTGGTGACGATCGAGATCGATCCGGCTTTAGCCGCCATTGCCCAGCAGGTGGTTGGCCCTCGCCCCCACGTGCGTTTTCTGCAGGGGGACGCCTTGGCCAACAAAAACCAGATGAATCCCCAGTTGCTCGCAAGCTGGGATGAAATGGCTCAGGCCTTCTCCTGCAGCCGGAGGAAGGTAGTAGCCAATCTGCCGTATGTGATTGCTGCCCCGGTAATCAGCAATCTGCTGATTGCTCGCGAAGATATCGAACGGTTTGTTGTCATGGTGCAGTGGGAAATCGCCGAGCGTCTGCGAGCCGAGGTGGGCAGCAAGGATTACAACGCCCTCTCAATTCTGGTCCAGAGCCTGGCGGAAGTCGAGGTGATCCGCAAGGTGGCGCCGAGCAACTTCTTCCCACGCCCGCAGGTTGATTCCGCCATCGTTCGCATCCGTCCCGATCCCGCCCGGCGAGCCAGGGTGGGGGATGTGCCTCGGTTCCGCGCCTATCTCCGCGATCTGTTTGTTCACCGGCGCAAGAACCTGCGCCAGGCTCTGACCGGCTGGCCTCGCGGCCGGCAGGATAAAGCCACCGTCGATGCCCGCCTCCGCGCCCTAGGCATCGATGGTCAGGCACGCGCAGAAGACCTGACGATCGAGCAACACCTGCGCCTCTGCGAAGTCTTCGGTTAA